One window of the Colletotrichum lupini chromosome 9, complete sequence genome contains the following:
- a CDS encoding HET domain-containing protein — translation MPLCDLCKSIPWEDLPPFPNENFVKTLSGYPRFHHLVLKSQLIEKDTPIKRFGVQYHGSLQSLRQAASGGYELCRIIEGEADALMEEIAGLPQPRRGLMQTEPSWDMWLTKRSESEISGDGFWVVNRSSWGSDKWLVPIASIGFSSDEDDPRTTGSSGRVLREVPDEAILRRAVDWLEKCNEHDYCSTRGMSPLPSRVLDVGTLESGPVLKLIEPGADLRDRYITLSYCWGQGSKQFTTTNETMQARKEGFLLDSLPQTLQDAVFVTRKLGVQYLWIDSLCICQDDLKDWERESGQMAAVYSNSYLTLAATKSSDISGGLLSPRKKRTYFKLPRASSSNEDTFILASVLPLHKEIIHEYHLQMREEPLTRRAWGFQERVLARRILHFGSEQMYWECLEGFHAEEGLKLPRRLPCVNPDPEVIAHVEKRAEEQAELHKDFNRSTSSLKAWSHLLREYGTRELTNPADKLPAFSGVAKTFSKILDDEYLAGLWRGSLIEGLCWQPLSCQPASGGYRAPSWSWASVDGTPATGFLGESVPHAEIIEAKVEIDGENPFGRVKDGWIKLEAPLVKMVVSDNKGPTGHILLRTEKGATDFYAMLDTIDRDYAASGSLLNSVELSAVVLAFTYGTPFKADPERKDPCAHALLVVPSEDRPGCMRRIGMLVQDGAAFGADLLASAKSVVTLV, via the exons ATGCCCCTCTGCGACCTCTGCAAATCCATCCCATGGGAGGATCTCCCTCCCTTTCCGAATGAAAACTTCGTGAAGACTTTAAGCGGCTACCCACGCTTTCATCACTTAGTATTGAAGAGTCAGCTGATTGAGAAAGACACGCCCATCAAAAGGTTCGGCGTCCAGTACCATGGAAGCCTCCAGAGTCTCCGCCAAGCTGCCTCTGGCGGTTACGAACTCTGTCGGATCATCGAGGGAGAAGCCGATGCACTGATGGAGGAGATCGCAGGCCTTCCCCAGCCGAGACGCGGTCTGATGCAGACCGAGCCCAGCTGGGATATGTGGCTGACGAAGCGATCAGAGTCTGAAATATCCGGCGATGGGTTCTGGGTGGTGAATAGAAGCTCGTGGGGGAGTGACAAGTGGCTCGTCCCGATTGCGTCTATCGGCTTCAGTTCGGATGAAG ATGATCCTCGCACCACCGGTTCTTCTGGTCGCGTGTTGAGAGAAGTTCCAGACGAGGCGATACTCCGTCGAGCTGTTGACTGGCTTGAGAAGTGCAACGAACATGATTATTGTAGTACTCGCGGGATGTCACCTCTACCAAGTCGTGTACTTGACGTTGGAACACTGGAGTCCGGTCCCGTCCTCAAACTCATCGAGCCAGGTGCTGATCTCCGCGATCGATACATTACTCTAAGCTACTGCTGGGGTCAAGGATCGAAGCAGTTCACTACAACAAACGAAACAATGCAAGCACGAAAGGAGGGTTTCTTGCTGGACTCCTTACCACAGACCCTTCAGGATGCAGTCTTCGTTACTCGAAAACTCGGAGTTCAGTACCTCTGGATCGACAGTCTCTGCATCTGCCAGGATGATCTCAAAGACTGGGAGCGAGAGTCGGGTCAAATGGCTGCAGTCTACTCTAATTCCTACCTCACTCTTGCGGCCACAAAGTCTTCTGACATTAGTGGAGGCCTCCTCTCGCCTCGGAAGAAAAGGACATACTTCAAGCTTCCTCGGGCAAGTTCCAGCAACGAAGACACATTCATCCTTGCGTCTGTTCTACCTCTCCACAAAGAAATCATCCATGAGTACCACTTGCAAATGAGGGAGGAGCCTCTGACAAGAAGAGCCTGGGGCTTCCAAGAGCGTGTTCTTGCCCGAAGAATACTACACTTTGGAAGCGAACAAATGTACTGGGAATGTCTCGAGGGATTCCACGCCGAAGAAGGACTCAAACTCCCACGCCGACTACCCTGTGTCAATCCCGACCCAGAAGTGATTGCCCATGTGGAGAAGCGCGCCGAGGAGCAGGCAGAGCTTCACAAAGACTTCAACCGCTCCACATCCTCTCTCAAGGCCTGGTCTCACCTCTTGCGCGAGTACGGAACTAGGGAGCTAACAAATCCTGCTGATAAACTGCCTGCATTCTCCGGTGTGGCGAAGACCTTCAGCAAGATACTCGACGACGAGTATCTAGCAGGACTGTGGCGAGGTTCCTTAATCGAGGGGTTGTGTTGGCAGCCACTGAGCTGCCAGCCTGCTTCGGGGGGCTACCGCGCTCCGTCGTGGTCATGGGCCTCTGTCGATGGTACTCCTGCGACGGGGTTCTTGGGTGAGAGTGTACCTCATGCAGAGATTATTGAGGCAAAGGTCGAGATTGACGGCGAAAATCCATTTGGTCGTGTCAAAGACGGCTGGATTAAGCTCGAAGCTCCGCTTGTGAAGATGGTCGTGTCCGACAACAAAGGCCCGACAGGACACATACTTCTGAGGACCGAGAAGGGCGCGACTGACTTCTACGCAATGCTAGATACGATTGACCGGGACTACGCTGCTAGCGGAAGTCTCCTCAATTCAGTGGAGTTGAGTGCTGTCGTTCTGGCTTTCACCTACGGCACTCCTTTCAAGGCAGATCCCGAGCGGAAGGATCCATGTGCTCATGCGCTACTTGTGGTCCCTTCGGAGGATCGACCTGGTTGTATGAGGAGAATCGGGATGCTCGTCCAGGACGGAGCAGCATTTGGGGCGGACCTACTGGCTTCTGCAAAGTCTGTTGTCACCTTGGTATGA